A genome region from Streptomyces pratensis includes the following:
- the ppdK gene encoding pyruvate, phosphate dikinase, which produces MSENKDPQKFVYDFTEGNKDLKDLLGGKGANLAEMTNLGLPVPPGFTITTEACKVYLDSGDEPAELRDEVSAHLTALEKRMGKNLGQADDPLLVSVRSGAKFSMPGMMDTVLNIGLSDASVVGLAAQAGDERFAWDSYRRLIQMFGKTVLGVDGDLFEEALEAAKDAKGVMVDVDLDAADLKKLVKQFKKIVTRDAGRDFPQDPREQMDLAIKAVFDSWNTDRAKLYRRQERIPGDLGTAVNICSMVFGNLGPDSGTGVAFTRDPASGHQGVYGDYLQNAQGEDVVAGIRNTVPLAELESIDKTSYDQLMKIMETLETHYKDLCDIEFTIERGQLWMLQTRVGKRTAGAAFRIATQLVDQGLIDEAEALQRVNGAQLAQLMFPRFDHDAASVLLGRGIAASPGAAVGKAVFDSYTAVKWSRSGEKVILIRRETNPDDLDGMIAAEGILTSRGGKTSHAAVVARGMGKTCVCGAEEIEVDTKRRRLTVGDTVVEEGDLVSVDGSTGKVYLGEVPVVPSPVVEYFEGRMHAGADDADELVAAVHRIMAYADRVRRLRVRANADNAEDASRARRFGAQGIGLCRTEHMFLGERREMVEKLILADTDDEREAALEALLPLQKADFIELFESMDGLPVTVRLLDPPLHEFLPDITELSVRVALAESRKDANENDLRLLQAVHKLHEQNPMLGLRGVRLGLVIPGLFAMQVRAIAEAAAHRKNAKGDPRAEIMIPLVGTVQELEIVREEADHVIAEVEAATGTELKLSIGTMIELPRAALTAGQIAEAAQFFSFGTNDLTQTVWGFSRDDVEASFFTAYLEKGIFGVSPFETIDKDGVGALVRSAVEAGRATRPDLKLGICGEHGGDPESVHFFHEVGLDYVSCSPFRIPVARLEAGRAAAESRGSDSR; this is translated from the coding sequence GTGTCGGAAAACAAAGACCCCCAGAAGTTCGTCTACGACTTCACCGAGGGCAACAAGGATCTGAAGGATCTTCTGGGCGGCAAGGGTGCCAACCTCGCCGAGATGACCAACCTCGGGCTGCCCGTCCCTCCGGGCTTCACCATCACCACCGAGGCGTGCAAGGTCTACCTCGACAGCGGTGACGAGCCGGCCGAGCTGCGTGACGAGGTCAGCGCGCACCTCACGGCGCTCGAGAAGCGGATGGGGAAGAACCTGGGGCAGGCGGACGACCCGCTGCTGGTCTCGGTCCGTTCCGGCGCGAAGTTCTCGATGCCCGGCATGATGGACACGGTCCTCAACATCGGCCTCTCCGACGCCTCCGTCGTCGGACTCGCCGCCCAGGCCGGTGACGAGCGCTTCGCGTGGGACTCGTACCGCCGCCTCATCCAGATGTTCGGCAAGACCGTGCTCGGCGTCGACGGCGACCTCTTCGAGGAGGCGCTGGAGGCCGCGAAGGACGCCAAGGGCGTCATGGTCGACGTGGACCTCGACGCGGCCGACCTCAAGAAGCTCGTCAAGCAGTTCAAGAAGATCGTCACCCGGGACGCCGGGCGGGACTTCCCGCAGGACCCGCGCGAGCAGATGGACCTGGCCATAAAGGCGGTCTTCGACTCGTGGAACACCGACCGGGCCAAGCTCTACCGCCGTCAGGAGCGCATCCCCGGCGACCTCGGCACGGCCGTCAACATCTGTTCGATGGTCTTCGGCAACCTCGGCCCCGACTCTGGCACGGGCGTCGCCTTCACCCGTGACCCGGCCAGCGGCCACCAGGGCGTCTACGGCGACTACCTCCAGAACGCGCAGGGCGAGGACGTCGTCGCGGGTATCCGCAACACGGTGCCGCTCGCCGAGCTGGAGTCGATCGACAAGACGTCCTACGACCAGCTGATGAAGATCATGGAGACGCTGGAGACCCACTACAAGGATCTCTGCGACATCGAGTTCACCATCGAGCGCGGTCAGCTCTGGATGCTCCAGACCCGGGTCGGCAAGCGCACCGCCGGTGCCGCCTTCCGCATCGCCACCCAGCTCGTCGACCAGGGCCTCATCGACGAGGCCGAGGCGCTCCAGCGGGTCAACGGCGCCCAGCTCGCGCAGCTGATGTTCCCGCGCTTCGACCACGATGCCGCCAGCGTGCTGCTGGGCCGTGGCATCGCCGCTTCCCCCGGCGCGGCCGTCGGCAAGGCGGTCTTCGACTCGTACACCGCCGTCAAGTGGTCGCGTTCGGGCGAGAAGGTCATCCTCATCCGCCGCGAGACCAACCCCGACGACCTCGACGGCATGATCGCGGCCGAGGGCATCCTGACCTCGCGCGGCGGCAAGACCTCGCACGCCGCCGTCGTCGCCCGCGGTATGGGAAAGACCTGTGTCTGCGGCGCCGAGGAGATCGAGGTCGACACCAAGCGCCGCCGGCTCACGGTCGGGGACACCGTCGTGGAGGAGGGAGACCTGGTCTCCGTCGACGGCTCCACCGGCAAGGTGTACCTCGGCGAGGTGCCGGTCGTGCCGTCCCCGGTCGTCGAGTACTTCGAGGGCCGCATGCACGCGGGCGCCGACGACGCCGACGAGCTCGTCGCCGCCGTGCACCGGATCATGGCGTACGCCGACCGGGTACGCCGCTTGCGCGTACGGGCGAACGCGGACAACGCCGAGGACGCCTCCCGGGCCCGCCGCTTCGGGGCCCAGGGCATCGGCCTGTGCCGCACCGAGCACATGTTCCTCGGTGAGCGCCGCGAGATGGTCGAGAAGCTGATCCTCGCGGACACCGACGACGAGCGTGAGGCGGCGCTGGAAGCGTTGCTGCCGCTCCAGAAGGCCGACTTCATCGAGCTGTTCGAGTCGATGGACGGGCTGCCCGTGACCGTCCGGCTGCTCGACCCGCCGCTGCACGAGTTCCTGCCCGACATCACCGAGCTCTCGGTGCGGGTCGCGCTCGCCGAGTCACGCAAGGACGCCAACGAGAACGACCTGCGCCTGCTGCAGGCCGTGCACAAGCTGCACGAGCAGAACCCGATGCTGGGGCTGCGCGGTGTCCGCCTCGGCCTGGTCATCCCGGGCCTGTTCGCGATGCAGGTCCGTGCCATCGCGGAGGCGGCGGCACATCGCAAGAACGCCAAGGGCGATCCGCGCGCCGAGATCATGATCCCGCTCGTCGGCACGGTGCAGGAGCTGGAGATCGTCCGCGAGGAGGCCGACCACGTCATCGCGGAGGTCGAGGCGGCCACCGGCACGGAGCTGAAGCTGTCCATCGGCACGATGATCGAGCTGCCCCGTGCCGCGCTGACCGCCGGTCAGATCGCCGAGGCCGCGCAGTTCTTCTCCTTCGGGACGAACGACCTCACCCAGACGGTGTGGGGTTTCTCCCGCGACGACGTGGAGGCCTCGTTCTTCACCGCGTACCTGGAGAAGGGCATCTTCGGGGTGTCGCCGTTCGAGACGATCGACAAGGACGGCGTCGGCGCCCTCGTGCGCAGCGCCGTGGAAGCCGGCCGGGCCACCCGCCCCGACCTCAAGCTCGGCATCTGCGGTGAGCACGGCGGGGACCCCGAGTCGGTGCACTTCTTCCACGAGGTGGGCCTGGACTACGTCTCCTGCTCGCCGTTCCGCATTCCGGTGGCCAGGCTGGAAGCGGGCCGGGCCGCCGCCGAGTCGCGGGGCAGCGACAGCCGCTGA
- a CDS encoding DUF6243 family protein encodes MAKSRNNLLGVGGQRKKLSRAEQQGANPARNDDRKAAEDKKQELVRKMRERAAAAEAAPAQDAPAES; translated from the coding sequence GTGGCCAAGAGCCGCAACAACCTCCTCGGCGTGGGCGGACAGCGCAAGAAGCTGTCCCGCGCCGAACAGCAGGGCGCGAACCCCGCGCGCAACGACGACCGCAAGGCCGCCGAGGACAAGAAGCAGGAGCTGGTGCGCAAGATGCGTGAGCGCGCCGCCGCCGCCGAAGCCGCACCGGCGCAGGACGCACCGGCAGAGAGCTGA
- a CDS encoding metal ABC transporter permease yields the protein MMLEFLNPPFMQRALIAAVLVGITAPAIGIYLVQRRQALMGDGIGHVAMTGVGLGFLLSTNPVWMATLVAVAGSVVMELIRWYGRTRGDIALAMLFYGGMAGGVMLINLSDTGSNANLTSFLFGSLSTVSDEDVTAIVVLAAFVVLVTVGLRRQLFAVSQDEEFARVTGLPVRALNLLVAVTAAVTVTVAMRVVGLLLVSALMVVPVAAAQQISKSFKVTFVLAVVIGTAVTLAGTVTSYYQDVPPGATIVLLAIAAFVLLTALATPLARRRARSRGSEADRCTLEVPAARPASDDVRV from the coding sequence ATCATGCTGGAATTCCTGAACCCCCCCTTCATGCAGCGGGCCCTGATCGCGGCCGTCCTGGTCGGGATCACCGCCCCCGCCATCGGCATCTATCTGGTCCAGCGCCGTCAGGCACTGATGGGCGACGGCATCGGACACGTCGCGATGACCGGTGTAGGCCTCGGCTTCCTGCTCTCCACCAACCCGGTCTGGATGGCGACGCTCGTCGCCGTGGCCGGCTCGGTCGTCATGGAACTGATCCGCTGGTACGGACGCACCCGGGGCGACATCGCCCTGGCCATGCTGTTCTACGGCGGCATGGCCGGCGGAGTGATGCTGATCAACCTCTCGGACACCGGCTCCAACGCCAACCTGACCTCGTTCCTCTTCGGCTCGCTGTCGACGGTCTCCGATGAGGACGTCACCGCGATCGTCGTGCTGGCCGCCTTCGTGGTGCTCGTCACCGTGGGACTGCGGCGGCAACTGTTCGCGGTCAGCCAGGACGAGGAGTTCGCCCGGGTCACCGGCCTGCCGGTGCGCGCCCTGAACCTGCTGGTCGCCGTGACCGCGGCGGTCACCGTCACGGTGGCGATGCGGGTCGTCGGCCTGCTGCTGGTCAGCGCGCTGATGGTGGTGCCGGTCGCCGCCGCGCAGCAGATCTCGAAGTCCTTCAAGGTGACGTTCGTCCTGGCGGTCGTCATCGGTACGGCCGTCACGCTGGCCGGCACCGTGACCTCGTACTACCAGGACGTGCCGCCCGGCGCGACGATCGTGCTGCTGGCCATCGCCGCGTTCGTCCTGCTGACGGCGCTCGCCACGCCGCTGGCGCGAAGGCGCGCCCGGAGCCGCGGGAGCGAGGCGGACCGGTGCACCCTGGAGGTACCGGCGGCCCGCCCGGCATCGGACGACGTCCGGGTGTGA
- a CDS encoding metal ABC transporter ATP-binding protein, whose amino-acid sequence MPEPSTPEPVISLRGATATLGARPVLRGVDLTVHRGEVVALLGANGSGKSTAVRSVIGQVPLTDGTVELFGTPLRRFRQWARVGYVPQRTTAAGGVPATIREVVASGRLSRTKLRLPGRADRAAVDRAIELVGLTDRAKDSVNALSGGQHQRVLIARALASGPEVLIMDEPMAGVDLASQEILATTLREQVAGGATVLLVLHELGALEPLIDRAIVLRDGCVMHDGPPPEAVGQHALPGHDHVHPHAASEPVRTGLLS is encoded by the coding sequence ATGCCCGAGCCCAGTACGCCAGAACCCGTGATCAGCTTGCGCGGAGCCACGGCGACGCTCGGCGCGCGCCCCGTGCTGCGCGGTGTCGACCTCACCGTCCACCGCGGCGAGGTCGTGGCGCTGCTGGGCGCGAACGGCTCCGGCAAGTCCACCGCCGTGCGCTCCGTCATCGGCCAGGTGCCGCTCACGGACGGGACGGTCGAGCTGTTCGGCACGCCGCTGCGGCGCTTCCGCCAGTGGGCCCGTGTGGGATACGTACCGCAGCGCACCACGGCGGCGGGCGGCGTCCCCGCCACGATCCGTGAGGTCGTCGCCTCCGGGCGCCTGTCCCGTACGAAGCTCAGGCTGCCCGGCCGGGCCGACCGGGCGGCCGTGGACCGCGCCATCGAGCTCGTCGGCCTCACCGACCGCGCCAAGGACTCCGTGAACGCCCTCTCCGGCGGCCAGCACCAGCGGGTCCTGATCGCCCGCGCGCTGGCCTCCGGGCCCGAAGTGCTGATCATGGACGAGCCGATGGCGGGCGTCGACCTGGCCAGCCAGGAGATCCTCGCCACGACGCTGCGTGAGCAGGTCGCGGGCGGGGCGACGGTGCTGCTCGTCCTCCATGAGCTCGGCGCGCTGGAACCGCTGATCGACCGGGCGATCGTCCTGCGTGACGGCTGTGTCATGCACGACGGGCCGCCTCCCGAGGCCGTCGGCCAGCACGCGCTGCCCGGCCACGACCACGTACACCCCCACGCGGCCTCCGAGCCCGTCCGGACGGGACTGCTGAGCTGA
- the dusB gene encoding tRNA dihydrouridine synthase DusB — protein MTTLAPALPLLRIGPHTVQPPVVLAPMAGITNAPFRTLCREFSGGKGLFVSEMITTRALVERNEKTMQLIHFDASETPRSIQLYGVDPVTVGKAVRMIVDEDLADHIDLNFGCPVPKVTRKGGGSALPYKRPLLRAILREAVAEAGDLPVTIKMRKGIDDDHTTYLDAGRIAVEEGITAVALHGRTTAQHYGGTADWDAIARLKEHVPEIPVLGNGDIWSADDALRMMRETGCDGVVVGRGCLGRPWLFGDLVSAFEGTGTRQEPVLRQVADVMLRHATLLGEWIGDESRGVIDFRKHVAWYLKGFAVGSDMRRKLAVTSSLEELGGQLQELDLDQPWPDGADGPRGRTSGNNRVALPDGWLKDPYDCAGVSADAELDTSGG, from the coding sequence ATGACCACGCTCGCCCCCGCCCTCCCGCTGCTCCGGATCGGCCCGCACACCGTGCAGCCCCCGGTCGTGCTCGCCCCCATGGCCGGCATCACCAATGCGCCCTTCCGTACCCTGTGCCGTGAGTTCTCGGGCGGCAAAGGGCTGTTCGTCAGCGAGATGATCACCACGCGGGCGCTGGTCGAGCGCAACGAGAAGACCATGCAGCTCATCCACTTCGACGCGAGCGAGACGCCGCGTTCCATCCAGCTGTACGGAGTGGATCCGGTCACGGTCGGCAAGGCGGTCCGCATGATCGTCGACGAGGACCTCGCCGACCACATCGACCTGAACTTCGGCTGCCCCGTCCCCAAGGTCACCCGCAAGGGCGGCGGCTCCGCCCTTCCGTACAAGCGGCCCCTGCTCCGCGCGATCCTCCGCGAGGCCGTGGCCGAGGCCGGCGACCTCCCGGTCACCATCAAGATGCGCAAGGGCATCGACGACGACCACACCACCTACCTCGACGCGGGCCGCATCGCCGTCGAGGAGGGCATCACCGCCGTCGCCCTGCACGGCAGGACCACCGCCCAGCATTACGGCGGCACGGCAGACTGGGACGCCATCGCGCGGCTCAAGGAACACGTCCCGGAGATCCCCGTTCTCGGCAACGGCGACATCTGGAGCGCCGACGACGCCCTGCGGATGATGCGTGAGACCGGCTGCGACGGGGTCGTGGTCGGCCGCGGCTGCCTTGGCCGCCCCTGGCTCTTCGGCGACCTGGTCAGTGCCTTCGAGGGCACGGGGACGAGGCAGGAGCCCGTGCTCCGCCAGGTCGCGGACGTCATGCTGCGCCACGCGACGCTGCTGGGGGAGTGGATCGGCGACGAGAGCCGCGGAGTGATCGACTTCCGCAAGCACGTGGCCTGGTACCTCAAGGGCTTCGCCGTCGGCTCGGACATGCGCAGGAAGCTCGCGGTCACCTCCTCGCTGGAGGAGCTGGGCGGCCAGCTCCAGGAGCTCGACCTGGACCAGCCCTGGCCCGACGGCGCGGACGGCCCTCGCGGGCGTACGTCAGGCAACAACCGGGTGGCACTGCCGGACGGATGGCTGAAGGACCCGTACGACTGTGCCGGCGTGAGCGCGGACGCGGAGCTGGACACCTCGGGCGGCTGA
- a CDS encoding metal ABC transporter substrate-binding protein, whose amino-acid sequence MNVRRLIPTAAVAGAVALGLTALSACSSSDAAEGGNDGKLDVVASFYPMQFLAEEIGGSHVSVTSLTKPGVEPHDLELSPRQIGELGEADYLLFLKGIQPAVDDAVAQAGVKNTVDAAELTTLEDHGAEVDGHAHEEGEEHGHEGEEHADENAHEGEEHSHEGADPHIWLDPVKYAEVAEGVGKSLEKADPDHAADYRKNTDTLVAELKGLDKAYETGLKDTATKTFITTHSAFGYLAERYGLVQQGIAGIDPEAEPSPARIDEIHSVAEKNKATTVFFETLASDKTAKTLAKDLGLKTGVLDPLEGITDKSAGADYIEVMKSNLTALQKALGAK is encoded by the coding sequence ATGAACGTACGTCGCCTCATACCCACAGCCGCCGTGGCCGGAGCAGTCGCCCTCGGTCTCACCGCGCTCTCCGCCTGCTCCTCCTCCGACGCGGCCGAGGGCGGGAACGACGGCAAGCTGGACGTGGTGGCGTCCTTCTACCCCATGCAGTTCCTGGCCGAGGAGATCGGCGGCTCGCACGTCTCGGTCACCTCCCTGACGAAGCCGGGCGTGGAACCTCACGACCTGGAGCTCAGCCCCCGGCAGATCGGTGAGCTGGGAGAAGCCGACTACCTCCTCTTCCTCAAGGGCATACAGCCGGCCGTCGACGACGCCGTGGCGCAGGCCGGGGTGAAGAACACGGTGGACGCGGCGGAGCTCACCACGCTCGAGGACCACGGCGCCGAGGTCGACGGCCACGCGCACGAGGAGGGCGAGGAGCACGGCCACGAGGGCGAGGAGCACGCCGACGAGAACGCCCACGAGGGCGAGGAGCACTCCCACGAGGGCGCCGACCCGCACATCTGGCTGGACCCCGTGAAGTACGCGGAGGTCGCCGAGGGCGTCGGCAAGTCCCTGGAGAAGGCGGACCCCGACCACGCCGCGGACTACCGCAAGAACACGGATACGCTGGTCGCCGAGCTGAAGGGCCTGGACAAGGCCTACGAGACCGGGCTGAAGGACACCGCGACGAAGACCTTCATCACCACCCACTCCGCCTTCGGGTACCTCGCCGAGCGCTACGGCCTCGTCCAGCAGGGCATCGCCGGAATCGACCCCGAGGCCGAGCCCAGCCCCGCCCGGATCGACGAGATCCACTCCGTCGCCGAGAAGAACAAGGCCACCACGGTGTTCTTCGAGACGCTCGCCAGCGACAAGACCGCCAAGACCCTGGCGAAGGACCTCGGTCTGAAGACCGGCGTCCTGGACCCGCTGGAGGGAATCACGGACAAGTCCGCGGGCGCTGACTACATCGAGGTCATGAAGTCCAACCTCACCGCGCTGCAGAAGGCCCTCGGCGCGAAGTGA
- a CDS encoding Fur family transcriptional regulator yields the protein MATAPISGTNAAPVRGRSTRQRAAVAAALDEVDEFRSAQDLHDVLKHRGDSVGLTTVYRTLQSLADAGEVDVLRTTDGEAVYRRCSTGDHHHHLVCRVCGKAVEVEGPAVEQWAETIAAQHGYVNVAHTVEIFGTCADCSGAKA from the coding sequence GTGGCGACGGCGCCGATCAGTGGCACGAACGCGGCTCCGGTGCGCGGCCGGTCCACCCGTCAGCGGGCGGCGGTGGCGGCGGCGCTCGACGAGGTCGACGAGTTCCGCAGCGCCCAGGACCTGCACGACGTGCTCAAGCACCGCGGCGACTCGGTCGGGCTGACCACGGTCTACCGCACGCTCCAGTCCCTCGCCGACGCCGGCGAGGTCGACGTCCTGCGCACGACCGACGGCGAAGCCGTCTACCGGCGCTGCTCGACCGGTGACCACCATCACCACCTGGTCTGCCGCGTCTGCGGCAAGGCCGTCGAGGTCGAGGGTCCCGCCGTGGAGCAGTGGGCCGAGACCATCGCCGCGCAGCACGGCTACGTGAACGTGGCCCACACGGTGGAGATCTTCGGGACCTGCGCCGACTGCTCGGGCGCGAAGGCCTGA
- a CDS encoding isoprenyl transferase, producing the protein MAVRGMLGGRNRREYKTPEPHPSGATPPKIPGELVPKHVAVVMDGNGRWAKERGLPRTEGHKVGEAVVMDVLKGCIEMGVKNLSLYAFSTENWKRSPDEVKFLMNFNRDVIRRRRDEMDELGIRIRWVGRMPKLWKSVVQELQVAQEQTKDNDRMTLYFCVNYGGRAEIADAAQRIAQDVAAGKLDPSKVNEKTFAKYIYYPDMPDVDLFVRPSGEQRTSNYLIWQSAYAEMVFQDVLWPDFDRRDLWNACLEFARRDRRFGGAEEITKG; encoded by the coding sequence ATGGCAGTACGCGGGATGCTCGGCGGCCGTAACCGGCGTGAGTACAAGACCCCCGAGCCGCACCCCTCCGGCGCCACCCCGCCGAAGATCCCCGGCGAGCTCGTGCCCAAGCACGTCGCCGTCGTGATGGACGGCAACGGCCGCTGGGCCAAGGAGCGGGGCCTGCCGCGCACCGAGGGGCACAAGGTCGGTGAGGCCGTCGTCATGGACGTCCTCAAGGGCTGCATCGAGATGGGCGTCAAGAACCTCTCGCTGTACGCGTTCTCCACGGAGAACTGGAAGCGCTCGCCGGACGAGGTGAAGTTCCTCATGAACTTCAACAGGGACGTCATCCGCCGCCGCCGCGACGAGATGGACGAGCTCGGGATCCGCATCCGCTGGGTCGGCCGCATGCCCAAGCTGTGGAAGTCCGTCGTCCAGGAGCTCCAGGTCGCCCAGGAGCAGACCAAGGACAACGACAGGATGACGCTGTACTTCTGCGTCAACTACGGCGGCCGGGCCGAGATCGCCGACGCGGCGCAGCGCATCGCCCAGGACGTCGCGGCGGGGAAGCTCGACCCGTCGAAGGTCAACGAGAAGACGTTCGCGAAGTACATCTACTACCCGGACATGCCGGACGTGGACCTCTTCGTGCGCCCCAGCGGGGAGCAGCGCACGTCCAACTACCTGATCTGGCAGAGCGCCTACGCCGAGATGGTCTTCCAGGACGTCCTGTGGCCGGACTTCGACCGCCGCGACCTGTGGAACGCCTGCCTGGAATTCGCCCGGCGCGACCGGCGCTTCGGCGGCGCCGAGGAGATCACCAAGGGCTGA
- the recO gene encoding DNA repair protein RecO, producing the protein MSLFRDDGVVLRTQKLGEADRIITILTRGHGRVRAVARGVRRTKSKFGARLEPFSHVDVQFFARGSELIGRGLPLCTQSETIAPYGGGIVSDYARYTAGTAMLETAERFTDHEGEPAVQQYLLLVGGLRTLARAEHAPNLILDAFLLRSLAVNGYAPSFDDCAKCGMPGPNRFFSVAAGGAICGDCRVPGSVVPSAEALELLSALLTGDWETADASEARHVREGSGLVSAYLHWHLERGLRSLRYVEK; encoded by the coding sequence ATGAGCTTGTTCCGGGACGACGGCGTCGTGCTGCGCACGCAGAAGCTGGGCGAGGCCGACCGGATCATCACGATCCTCACCCGCGGCCACGGGCGGGTGCGTGCCGTGGCACGCGGGGTGCGCCGTACCAAGTCGAAGTTCGGGGCCCGGCTGGAACCCTTCTCCCACGTGGACGTGCAGTTCTTCGCCCGCGGCAGCGAGCTGATCGGGCGCGGGCTTCCCCTGTGCACCCAGAGCGAGACGATCGCTCCGTACGGCGGCGGCATCGTCTCCGACTACGCCCGGTACACCGCCGGCACCGCGATGCTGGAGACCGCCGAGCGGTTCACCGACCACGAGGGCGAGCCCGCGGTCCAGCAGTACCTGCTGCTCGTCGGGGGGCTCCGCACCCTCGCACGCGCCGAACACGCGCCGAACCTCATCCTGGACGCGTTCCTGCTGCGCTCGCTGGCCGTCAACGGCTACGCCCCCAGCTTCGACGACTGCGCCAAGTGCGGAATGCCCGGACCGAACCGGTTCTTCTCCGTCGCCGCGGGCGGCGCCATATGCGGCGACTGCCGGGTGCCCGGCAGCGTCGTACCCTCGGCGGAGGCCCTCGAACTGCTGAGCGCGTTGCTCACCGGTGACTGGGAGACGGCGGACGCGTCCGAGGCGCGTCATGTCAGGGAGGGGAGCGGACTCGTGTCCGCCTATCTGCACTGGCACCTGGAGCGCGGCCTGCGCTCGCTGCGGTACGTAGAGAAGTGA
- a CDS encoding glycine--tRNA ligase translates to MAADKIDTIVSLSKRRGFVYPCSEIYGGQRAAWDYGPLGVELKENLKRQWWRYMVTAREDVVGIDSSVILAPEVWVASGHVATFSDPLTECTSCHKRYRADHLEEAYEEKHGKPPVNGLADLNCPNCGNKGTFTEPKAFSGLLSTHLGPTQDTGSVAYLRPETAQGIFTNFGQVQQTSRKKPPFGIAQMGKSFRNEITPGNFIFRTREFEQMEMEFFVKPGEDEEWQEYWMEQRWNWYTGLGLREENMRWFEHPKEKLSHYSKRTADIEYRFRFGGSEWGELEGVANRTDYDLKAHSEASGTELFYYDQEKGERYTPYVIEPAAGVGRSMLAFLLDAYNEDEAPNAKGVMEKRAVMRLDPRLAPVKVAVLPLSRNAQLSPKAKGLAADLRQNWNIEFDDAGAIGRRYRRQDEIGTPFCVTVDFDTLDDNAVTVRERDTMKQERVSLDQIQGYLGSRLLGC, encoded by the coding sequence GTGGCCGCCGACAAGATCGACACCATCGTCAGCCTGAGCAAGCGCCGTGGCTTCGTCTACCCCTGCAGTGAGATCTACGGCGGCCAGCGGGCCGCCTGGGACTACGGGCCGCTGGGCGTCGAGCTGAAGGAGAACCTCAAGCGCCAGTGGTGGCGCTACATGGTCACCGCGCGCGAGGACGTGGTCGGCATCGACTCGTCGGTCATCCTGGCCCCCGAGGTCTGGGTCGCCTCCGGCCACGTCGCCACCTTCTCCGACCCGCTCACCGAGTGCACCTCCTGTCACAAGCGCTACCGCGCCGACCACCTGGAGGAGGCGTACGAGGAGAAGCACGGCAAGCCGCCCGTCAACGGCCTGGCCGACCTCAACTGCCCCAACTGCGGCAACAAGGGCACCTTCACCGAGCCCAAGGCGTTCTCGGGGCTCCTCTCCACCCACCTCGGCCCCACCCAGGACACCGGCTCGGTCGCCTACCTGCGCCCCGAGACCGCGCAGGGCATCTTCACCAACTTCGGCCAGGTGCAGCAGACCTCGCGCAAGAAGCCGCCGTTCGGCATCGCGCAGATGGGCAAGTCCTTCCGGAACGAGATCACTCCGGGCAACTTCATCTTCCGCACGCGTGAGTTCGAGCAGATGGAGATGGAGTTCTTCGTCAAGCCGGGCGAGGACGAGGAGTGGCAGGAGTACTGGATGGAGCAGCGCTGGAACTGGTACACCGGTCTCGGCCTGCGCGAGGAGAACATGCGGTGGTTCGAGCACCCGAAGGAGAAGCTCTCCCACTACTCCAAGCGCACCGCTGACATCGAGTACCGCTTCCGCTTCGGCGGCAGCGAGTGGGGCGAGCTCGAAGGCGTCGCGAACCGCACCGACTACGACCTCAAGGCGCACTCCGAGGCCTCCGGCACGGAACTCTTCTACTACGACCAGGAGAAGGGCGAGCGCTACACGCCGTACGTCATCGAGCCCGCGGCCGGTGTCGGCCGCTCGATGCTCGCCTTCCTCCTCGACGCCTACAACGAGGACGAGGCCCCCAACGCCAAGGGCGTCATGGAGAAGCGCGCCGTCATGCGTCTCGACCCGCGCCTCGCGCCGGTCAAGGTCGCCGTGCTCCCGCTGTCCCGCAACGCGCAGCTGTCGCCGAAGGCCAAGGGCCTCGCCGCCGACCTGCGGCAGAACTGGAACATCGAGTTCGACGACGCGGGCGCCATCGGCCGCCGCTACCGCCGCCAGGACGAGATCGGCACGCCGTTCTGCGTCACCGTCGACTTCGACACCCTCGACGACAACGCGGTGACCGTGCGCGAGCGCGACACCATGAAGCAGGAGCGCGTCTCCCTGGACCAGATCCAGGGCTACCTCGGCTCCCGTCTGCTGGGCTGCTGA